From Linepithema humile isolate Giens D197 chromosome 8, Lhum_UNIL_v1.0, whole genome shotgun sequence, one genomic window encodes:
- the LOC105672373 gene encoding sterol O-acyltransferase 1-like isoform X1 — translation MMADENLSGDVLREATSDRLQQELQKINMMSRVSQKIEMFPAKKKEFLYDADKYRDKKQSNKNNALLDKYYCERNSILTDYFKITDIRTICNLFMVISLILFINIIACDIMESKTLSIGIITIQKAFAKFPSSLYIWLCMKILMISVYAVFNVWAYQRLEFLPKSLIRKVWDYGWLTVFIVYNILFIVFSTKAVVDEDLPIACSFFILMELWRMIMKNYAFVRSSAPKFLSYKGHNETAPPSNSGFSHYVYFLFAPTLVYRDNYPRTKRIRWMVVIKHFAQVGIVIFYQAFIVECFIIPVFNVFGTRDLEQKWYIKSTLDASIPGLFIFISANCLLLHAWMNGWAEILRFADRLFYKDWWNSTNFSVMFPRWNVVVHDWLYTYVYKEMYKIAPRNRSLSIFIVFFLSSIVHEYILGFVCRFYIPTFFIMLLGFGCSFTLAKRYVNSNIFFWICICVCKALTFSTYSMEYYARFNCAPHPNYYVDLFLPRSWNCLRVEDPISD, via the exons ATGA TGGCTGATGAAAACTTATCTGGAGATGTGTTACGTGAGGCGACCAGCGATAGATTGCAACAAGAACTCCAG AAAATTAACATGATGTCCAGGGTTTcccaaaaaattgaaatgtttccgGCAAAGAAAAAAGAGTTCTTATATGACGCAGATAAATATCGCGAcaaaaa GCAATCTAACAAAAACAATGCATTACtggataaatattattgcgaGAGAAACTCTATATTAACCGACTACTTCAAAATCACAGATATTCGTAcgatttgcaatttattcatGGTGATCTCTCTAATCCTATTCATCAATATCATCGCGTGCGATATCATGGAATCGAAAAC GCTTTCAATTGGAATTATCACGATACAGAAAGCTTTTGCGAAATTTCCAAGCAGTCTCTACATTTGGTTATGCATGAAAATCTTGATGATCAGTGTCTACGCAGTCTTCAATGTCTGGGCGTATCAGCGACTTGAATTCTTGCCGAAat CTTTGATCAGGAAAGTTTGGGATTATGGCTGGCTGACAGTCTTCatagtttataatattctcttcATAGTTTTTTCTACCAAAGCAGTGGTCGATGAGGATCTCCCTATAGCTTGTAGCttctttatattaatggaacta TGGCGCATGATAATGAAGAATTATGCCTTCGTTAGAAGCTCAGCACCCAAGTTCCTATCATATAAAGGCCATAATGAAACTGCACCGCCAAGTAACTCTGGATTTTCGCATTACGTGTACTTCTTGTTCGCGCCAACTCTTGTGTACCGCGATAATTATCCAAG AACAAAAAGGATCAGATGGATGGTGGTAATTAAGCATTTCGCTCAAGTCGGTATAGTCATCTTTTATCAAGCCTTCATTGTGGAGTGCTTTATCATACCggtttttaatgtttttggtACGCGAGACTTGGAACAAAAATGGTACATCAAGAGCACTCTCGATGCGAGTATTCCCGGCCTTTTCATATTCATCTCCGCAAACTGTCTTCTGCTGCACGCATGGATGAATGGTTGGGCGGAAATATTGCGATTTGCTGATCGCTTGTTTTATAAA GATTGGTGGAATTCCACGAATTTCAGTGTTATGTTCCCCAGATGGAACGTGGTGGTACATGACTGGCTCTATACATATGTCTAtaaagaaatgtataaaatcgCGCCACGCAATAGATCGCTGTCAATATTCATCGTGTTCTTCCTCTCCTCAATCGTTCACGAGTATATCTTGGGGTTTGTGTGTCGCTTTTACATTCcaacatttttcattatgtTGTTGGGCTTTGGCTGCTCCTTCACTTTGGCCAAGAGGTACGTCAACAGCAACATTTTCTTTTGGATATGCATCTGCGTATGCAAGGCTCTTACGTTCAGCACGTACTCGATGGAGTACTACGCTCGATTTAACTGCGCACCTCACCCCAATTACTACGTGGACCTATTCCTGCCGCGCAGCTGGAATTGTCTGCGTGTGGAAGATCCTATTAGCGATTAG
- the LOC105672373 gene encoding sterol O-acyltransferase 1-like isoform X2 gives MADENLSGDVLREATSDRLQQELQKINMMSRVSQKIEMFPAKKKEFLYDADKYRDKKQSNKNNALLDKYYCERNSILTDYFKITDIRTICNLFMVISLILFINIIACDIMESKTLSIGIITIQKAFAKFPSSLYIWLCMKILMISVYAVFNVWAYQRLEFLPKSLIRKVWDYGWLTVFIVYNILFIVFSTKAVVDEDLPIACSFFILMELWRMIMKNYAFVRSSAPKFLSYKGHNETAPPSNSGFSHYVYFLFAPTLVYRDNYPRTKRIRWMVVIKHFAQVGIVIFYQAFIVECFIIPVFNVFGTRDLEQKWYIKSTLDASIPGLFIFISANCLLLHAWMNGWAEILRFADRLFYKDWWNSTNFSVMFPRWNVVVHDWLYTYVYKEMYKIAPRNRSLSIFIVFFLSSIVHEYILGFVCRFYIPTFFIMLLGFGCSFTLAKRYVNSNIFFWICICVCKALTFSTYSMEYYARFNCAPHPNYYVDLFLPRSWNCLRVEDPISD, from the exons a TGGCTGATGAAAACTTATCTGGAGATGTGTTACGTGAGGCGACCAGCGATAGATTGCAACAAGAACTCCAG AAAATTAACATGATGTCCAGGGTTTcccaaaaaattgaaatgtttccgGCAAAGAAAAAAGAGTTCTTATATGACGCAGATAAATATCGCGAcaaaaa GCAATCTAACAAAAACAATGCATTACtggataaatattattgcgaGAGAAACTCTATATTAACCGACTACTTCAAAATCACAGATATTCGTAcgatttgcaatttattcatGGTGATCTCTCTAATCCTATTCATCAATATCATCGCGTGCGATATCATGGAATCGAAAAC GCTTTCAATTGGAATTATCACGATACAGAAAGCTTTTGCGAAATTTCCAAGCAGTCTCTACATTTGGTTATGCATGAAAATCTTGATGATCAGTGTCTACGCAGTCTTCAATGTCTGGGCGTATCAGCGACTTGAATTCTTGCCGAAat CTTTGATCAGGAAAGTTTGGGATTATGGCTGGCTGACAGTCTTCatagtttataatattctcttcATAGTTTTTTCTACCAAAGCAGTGGTCGATGAGGATCTCCCTATAGCTTGTAGCttctttatattaatggaacta TGGCGCATGATAATGAAGAATTATGCCTTCGTTAGAAGCTCAGCACCCAAGTTCCTATCATATAAAGGCCATAATGAAACTGCACCGCCAAGTAACTCTGGATTTTCGCATTACGTGTACTTCTTGTTCGCGCCAACTCTTGTGTACCGCGATAATTATCCAAG AACAAAAAGGATCAGATGGATGGTGGTAATTAAGCATTTCGCTCAAGTCGGTATAGTCATCTTTTATCAAGCCTTCATTGTGGAGTGCTTTATCATACCggtttttaatgtttttggtACGCGAGACTTGGAACAAAAATGGTACATCAAGAGCACTCTCGATGCGAGTATTCCCGGCCTTTTCATATTCATCTCCGCAAACTGTCTTCTGCTGCACGCATGGATGAATGGTTGGGCGGAAATATTGCGATTTGCTGATCGCTTGTTTTATAAA GATTGGTGGAATTCCACGAATTTCAGTGTTATGTTCCCCAGATGGAACGTGGTGGTACATGACTGGCTCTATACATATGTCTAtaaagaaatgtataaaatcgCGCCACGCAATAGATCGCTGTCAATATTCATCGTGTTCTTCCTCTCCTCAATCGTTCACGAGTATATCTTGGGGTTTGTGTGTCGCTTTTACATTCcaacatttttcattatgtTGTTGGGCTTTGGCTGCTCCTTCACTTTGGCCAAGAGGTACGTCAACAGCAACATTTTCTTTTGGATATGCATCTGCGTATGCAAGGCTCTTACGTTCAGCACGTACTCGATGGAGTACTACGCTCGATTTAACTGCGCACCTCACCCCAATTACTACGTGGACCTATTCCTGCCGCGCAGCTGGAATTGTCTGCGTGTGGAAGATCCTATTAGCGATTAG